A window of the Microvirga terrae genome harbors these coding sequences:
- a CDS encoding efflux RND transporter periplasmic adaptor subunit, which translates to MRRVWLWLIGIVLVAGTAGFVLWKPTGGNASDQAYRLGVVDRGPITASVRATGTLNPVTTVLVGSQLSGQVVEILADYNTPVKEGQVVARLYAEQIKSRRDAALADLAQAKADLDTKRAQIDKARSALQRSQAQANDLAAQRDRTQAQLADAQRTLDRQKELTTRAVGTQTALEQAGTQVDIQKANLVSADAQIASNRAETDGLRADLALAEAGVKSAEAIILQRQAKLKDIEIDLARTDIKSPVDGVVVKRDIELGQTVAASLSAPTLFTIAQDLREIDIYANIDEADVGRIKDGQKVTFTVNAYPNRTFEGSVRMVRLSAQTVQNVVTYTAVIGVRNLDQALLPGMTANLQIVTDEREDVLRIPNAALRFRPPAAVAASEPNGQPRRQRARDRDAQTQPDEGTGGRIYRVAQDGRPEAVHVRLGATDGAYTEIMRGDVQEGAAIIIGAQRQDAGEDANGQASNRRPRPPRMF; encoded by the coding sequence GTGCGTCGCGTCTGGTTGTGGTTGATCGGCATCGTCCTGGTGGCGGGCACCGCCGGCTTCGTGCTGTGGAAGCCTACGGGCGGCAACGCGTCCGATCAGGCCTACCGGCTCGGCGTGGTGGATCGCGGCCCGATCACGGCGAGCGTGCGCGCGACCGGCACGCTCAATCCCGTCACGACGGTTCTGGTCGGATCGCAGCTCTCCGGCCAGGTGGTCGAGATCCTGGCCGACTACAACACCCCCGTGAAGGAAGGCCAGGTGGTGGCCCGCCTCTATGCCGAGCAGATCAAGTCGCGCCGCGACGCGGCGCTCGCCGACCTCGCCCAAGCGAAAGCCGATCTCGACACCAAGCGCGCGCAGATCGACAAGGCGCGCTCGGCGCTGCAGCGGTCGCAGGCGCAGGCGAACGATCTCGCGGCCCAGCGCGACCGCACGCAGGCACAGCTCGCCGACGCGCAGCGCACCCTCGACCGGCAGAAGGAGCTGACCACCCGGGCGGTGGGAACCCAGACGGCCCTGGAGCAGGCCGGAACGCAGGTCGACATCCAGAAGGCGAACCTCGTCTCGGCCGACGCGCAGATCGCGTCGAACAGGGCCGAGACGGACGGGCTCAGGGCGGATCTCGCCCTGGCCGAGGCGGGGGTGAAATCCGCCGAGGCGATCATCCTGCAGCGGCAGGCGAAGCTCAAGGACATCGAGATCGACCTCGCCCGCACCGACATCAAGTCGCCGGTCGACGGCGTCGTGGTCAAGCGGGACATCGAGCTCGGCCAGACCGTCGCGGCCTCCCTGTCCGCCCCGACGCTCTTCACGATCGCGCAGGACCTGCGCGAGATCGACATCTACGCCAATATCGACGAAGCCGATGTGGGCCGCATCAAGGACGGCCAGAAGGTGACCTTCACGGTGAACGCCTATCCGAACCGCACCTTCGAGGGCAGCGTCAGGATGGTGCGCCTGTCCGCCCAGACGGTGCAGAACGTGGTCACCTACACGGCCGTCATCGGCGTGAGGAACCTGGATCAGGCGCTCCTGCCGGGCATGACGGCGAACCTCCAGATCGTCACCGACGAGCGGGAGGACGTGCTGCGCATCCCCAACGCGGCCCTGCGCTTCCGGCCGCCGGCGGCCGTCGCGGCGAGCGAGCCGAACGGCCAGCCGCGTCGGCAGCGTGCACGCGACCGCGATGCGCAGACGCAGCCGGACGAGGGCACGGGCGGACGCATCTACCGGGTCGCCCAGGACGGCCGGCCCGAGGCCGTGCACGTGCGGCTCGGCGCCACGGACGGAGCCTATACCGAGATCATGCGCGGCGACGTGCAGGAGGGCGCGGCGATCATCATCGGGGCCCAGCGCCAAGATGCCGGGGAGGATGCGAACGGTCAGGCCTCGAACCGCCGCCCGCGCCCCCCGCGCATGTTCTAG
- a CDS encoding ABC transporter ATP-binding protein, translated as MALIETRDLRRVYDLDAGRVVALDSVSLDIDKGDFVAVMGPSGSGKSTFMNLVGCLDKPTAGHYRLADTAVERLDADGLARLRNREIGFVFQQFNLLPRVDALGNVELPMVYAGFDRRTRRERALHALGRVGLAERAHHRPMQLSGGQQQRVAIARALVNGPSLLLADEPTGALDSRTANEIMALFQELNREGVTIVLVTHDAEVGRHAHRLIRFRDGRVIEDHRQIPVDARALATEAAE; from the coding sequence GTGGCTCTCATCGAAACACGCGACCTGAGACGGGTCTACGACCTCGACGCCGGCCGGGTCGTGGCCCTCGATTCCGTGTCGCTCGACATCGACAAGGGTGACTTCGTGGCCGTGATGGGCCCGTCCGGCTCGGGCAAGTCCACGTTCATGAATCTCGTCGGCTGCCTCGACAAGCCGACCGCCGGCCACTACCGGCTCGCCGACACGGCGGTCGAGCGCCTCGACGCGGACGGTCTGGCGCGGCTGCGCAACCGCGAGATCGGCTTCGTCTTCCAGCAGTTCAACCTCCTGCCCCGCGTCGACGCGCTCGGCAACGTGGAGCTGCCGATGGTCTATGCGGGGTTCGACCGCAGGACGCGTCGCGAGCGCGCCCTGCATGCGCTCGGCCGCGTCGGTCTCGCCGAGCGGGCGCATCACCGCCCGATGCAGCTCTCCGGAGGACAGCAGCAGCGCGTCGCCATCGCACGCGCGCTCGTCAACGGCCCGAGCCTGCTCCTCGCCGACGAGCCGACCGGCGCTCTCGACAGCCGCACGGCGAACGAAATCATGGCCCTGTTCCAGGAACTCAACCGCGAGGGCGTCACCATCGTGCTCGTCACGCACGATGCCGAGGTCGGGCGGCACGCGCACCGGCTGATCCGCTTCCGGGACGGGCGCGTGATCGAGGACCACCGCCAGATCCCGGTCGATGCGCGCGCCCTCGCCACGGAGGCCGCCGAATGA